One segment of Bdellovibrionales bacterium DNA contains the following:
- a CDS encoding serine/threonine protein kinase: MSHESSFFNLNPEGVLKFVESYGFTTTGRFMQLNSYENRVFDIFLEASPEAQKYQERVVAKFYRPHRWPHASIDDEHLFLNELHASEVPVLPAIASPRGRTLEDVDGIWACLFPRKVGRMPQEFLEGDLERVGRLLAQLHNIGAQQKAKHRPTFGSDDHPGWSALEILDGWIAPEVSQRYITAAETILDYLEDYLIPKNFIRIHGDCHRGNLLSDGNKFFFVDFDDFLNGPPIQDFWMLLSGDPETASQEMDQLVKGYESLREFDDREIQLIPALRGFRILSYAAWIAQRWADPSFPRLFPNFNSYLYWVEEAEALEKIAWSLR, from the coding sequence GTGAGTCACGAGAGTTCTTTTTTTAATCTGAATCCCGAAGGCGTATTAAAATTCGTGGAAAGCTACGGCTTCACGACGACGGGCCGTTTTATGCAATTGAACTCTTATGAGAATCGCGTGTTTGATATTTTTTTGGAAGCCTCGCCAGAAGCTCAAAAGTACCAGGAGCGCGTTGTTGCGAAGTTCTATCGCCCCCACCGCTGGCCTCATGCCTCCATCGACGACGAGCACCTTTTTCTGAATGAGCTCCATGCCAGCGAAGTCCCCGTCTTGCCTGCGATCGCCTCGCCGAGGGGCCGAACTCTAGAAGATGTCGACGGAATCTGGGCCTGCCTATTCCCAAGAAAAGTGGGACGTATGCCCCAAGAATTTCTCGAGGGAGATTTAGAGCGAGTCGGTCGACTCCTCGCTCAACTTCACAATATCGGCGCTCAACAAAAGGCAAAACATCGACCGACTTTTGGCTCTGACGATCACCCCGGTTGGTCGGCTTTGGAAATCCTTGACGGCTGGATCGCACCGGAAGTTTCTCAACGTTACATCACAGCGGCCGAAACTATTCTCGACTACCTTGAGGACTATCTCATTCCCAAAAACTTTATCCGCATCCATGGAGACTGCCACCGCGGGAATCTTTTATCTGACGGAAATAAATTCTTCTTTGTCGACTTTGATGATTTTTTAAATGGTCCTCCGATTCAAGATTTCTGGATGCTTCTTTCTGGAGATCCTGAAACCGCCTCTCAAGAAATGGATCAACTTGTAAAAGGTTACGAAAGTCTGCGTGAATTTGATGATCGCGAAATCCAATTGATTCCCGCGCTTCGTGGTTTTCGCATTTTATCCTATGCGGCGTGGATTGCTCAGCGTTGGGCGGATCCCTCATTCCCGAGACTCTTTCCCAACTTTAACTCTTACCTCTATTGGGTGGAAGAGGCCGAAGCCCTCGAAAAAATAGCGTGGTCCCTCCGCTAG